Proteins encoded together in one Temnothorax longispinosus isolate EJ_2023e chromosome 5, Tlon_JGU_v1, whole genome shotgun sequence window:
- the LOC139814002 gene encoding uncharacterized protein encodes MFSIRQALRLGARVACARHAARCYAPALSEPTGIRALRHVRLAHEDGSNRGELGKLERKMRLMFTCTKCNTRTSKLISKLAYDKGVVIVRCDGCKNNHLIADNLGWFSQIDRKINIEKLMALKGETVRKVMNDTDGYYEAVLKEELKLQNQKDASEIKVGDEHPDEIKVIGESKGS; translated from the coding sequence ATGTTTTCCATTCGACAGGCGCTGCGTCTTGGTGCACGTGTCGCTTGCGCTCGGCACGCAGCACGTTGTTACGCTCCGGCTTTAAGCGAGCCGACCGGCATCCGGGCGCTCCGTCACGTGCGACTCGCCCACGAAGACGGCAGCAATCGTGGAGAATTGGGCAAGCTGGAGAGAAAGATGAGACTGATGTTCACGTGCACGAAATGCAACACGAGAACCAGCAAGCTGATATCGAAGCTGGCGTATGACAAGGGGGTGGTGATAGTGAGATGCGACGGTTGCAAGAACAATCACCTTATTGCTGACAATTTAGGGTGGTTTTCGCAAATAGATAGGAAAATAAACATCGAGAAGCTTATGGCACTGAAGGGGGAGACCGTACGAAAAGTAATGAACGACACGGACGGTTACTACGAGGCCGTTTTGAAGGAGGAGCTCAAGTTGCAGAACCAGAAGGACGCCAGCGAGATAAAAGTGGGCGACGAACACCCTGACGAAATTAAAGTGATAGGAGAATCAAAGGGGAGTTGA
- the Dok gene encoding uncharacterized protein Dok — protein sequence MEPEEPLMQGILLLPPQGMLGQLKKSWHKRFCQLFRTSNYGIKRVEIYDSQEEAILQSHSPRIVTLDACIKIAPSNQSHVFKVVTKSGIHYFGCYSEIEMTHWITAFQLVAFKDSASNQIEENNDLYCTSGEGVFSVKVVETDASKRCGLEARNYTLVIAAVDMKLMDGDIVLFTWPYRYIRRYGYRDGKFIFEAGRKCVSGEGSFRLEHGSQQEIFRCMYAKMKSMKKLLDEENNSSIECNDTQFQAALSMEPGSRAALPPSSNNSSSNLIDIEFSTTQNSQKPLSISSTSMDSAISSSRSINKSKPAKPPRKYVFGNLLEKRSPDSEFLDLPTCGEYRTISQGNSPELSHKTIGGVMREDEEKHPYDLVEIRNDAWKTHGIDSVHHTERVNSNLPDERDKENDNDDMQYEIMLPIRNHDSFQNSFKSKCGDNAIVTPSAMQSVAKTDESDYDKLEHFGSATKLSQKSAYKYTNSSQSVHSNVSHGESSNLPAWSSYTIVEDMSAIRLADDSHLGYGIIRKKQDLPETASIGNTTVGPQHKVFNDSEYAIVSKPKRV from the exons AAATCGTGGCACAAGAGATTCTGCCAGCTCTTCAGGACGAGCAACTATGGGATCAAACGTGTCGAAATCTACGACAGTCAGGAAGAAGCGATACTGCAGTCTCATTCCCCGCGCATCGTCACCCTGGACGCCTGTATAAAAATTGCACCCAGCAATCAGTCACACGTCTTCAAG GTGGTGACTAAGTCGGGAATACACTATTTCGGCTGTTACTCGGAAATTGAGATGACCCATTGGATCACGGCGTTCCAGTTAGTCGCGTTCAAGGACAGTGCGTCGAATCAAATAGAAGAAAACAACGATCTGTATTGCACTAGTGGGGAAGGTGTATTCTCTGTGAAAGTTGTAGAAACGGACGCGTCCAAGCGGTGTGGACTGGAAGCGAGAAACTATACCTTGGTAATCGCCGCGGTGGACATGAAGCTGATGGACGGTGACATTGTTCTATTCACATGGCCGTACAGGTACATCAGGAGATACGGATATAGAGATGGGAAGTTCATCTTCGAGGCTGGAAGAAAATGCGTATCCGGCGAGGGCTCCTTTCGCCTGGAGCACGGTAGCCAACAGGAGATCTTCCGGTGCATGTACGCTAAAATGAAGTCTATGAAAAAACTATTGGACGAGGAAAATAATTCAAGCATAGAATGCAACGACACTCAATTCCAGGCAGCCTTGTCTATGGAGCCTGGCTCTAGAGCGGCTCTACCTCCCTCTTCAAACAATTCCTCGAGCAATTTGATCGACATAGAGTTTTCTACCACGCAGAATTCTCAGAAGCCCTTGTCGATCTCGTCGACGAGCATGGATTCTGCGATCTCGTCGAGCAGATCGATAAACAAATCCAAGCCCGCCAAACCACCACGGAAATACGTCTTCGGTAATCTGCTGGAGAAAAGAAGTCCTGACTCGGAATTCCTAGATTTGCCCACGTGCGGGGAATATAGAACTATAAGCCAAGGAAATTCGCCGGAATTATCTCACAAGACCATCGGCGGGGTTATGCGCGAGGACGAGGAGAAGCACCCGTACGATTTAGTGGAAATTAGGAACGACGCTTGGAAGACGCACGGTATCGATAGCGTGCATCATACGGAAAGAGTGAACTCGAATCTACCCGATGAGAGAGATAAGGAGAACGACAACGACGATATGCAATACGAGATTATGCTGCCGATACGGAATCACGATTCATTCCAAAATTCGTTTAAAAGCAAATGCGGCGACAACGCAATTGTCACGCCGTCGGCGATGCAAAGTGTCGCCAAGACAGACGAATCGGATTACGATAAATTGGAACACTTTGGATCCGCGACGAAACTTAGTCAGAAGTCTGCGTATAAGTATACGAATTCCTCGCAAAGCGTACATTCCAACGTTTCTCACGGAGAAAGTTCTAATCTTCCAGCGTGGTCTAGTTACACTATCGTCGAGGATATGTCCGCTATCAGGCTGGCCGACGACAGTCATCTCGGTTATGGGATTATCCGAAAGAAGCAGGATCTCCCTGAGACAGCTTCCATTGGCAACACCACGGTCGGTCCGCAGCATAAAGTTTTCAACGACAGCGAATACGCAATTGTATCGAAACCAAAAAGGGTGTAA